A region of Heteronotia binoei isolate CCM8104 ecotype False Entrance Well chromosome 2, APGP_CSIRO_Hbin_v1, whole genome shotgun sequence DNA encodes the following proteins:
- the CDC20 gene encoding cell division cycle protein 20 homolog, with protein sequence MAQFLFESDLHGLLKLDAPIPNAPPARWQRKAKEAVVGSTGPSPDATLSPMKPVNRSYSTSKTPSKTPGKSGSKAQNTPNKTGGDRYIPSRSTMQMDVANFLLTKEDSSDETPTKKEHQKAWAMNLNGFDVEEAKILRLSGKPQNAPEGYQNNLKVLYSQKNTPSSTRKTGRYIASMSDRILDAPDIRNDYYLNLIDWSSLNFLAVALDKTVYLWNYDSREIIQLMQMEHPDDYISSVSWIKEGNYLAIGTSNAEVQLWDIQQKKRLRNMISHSSRVSSLSWNNYILSSGSRTGHIHHHDVRVAEHHVATLAGHTQEVCGLKWAPDGRYIASGGNDNLVNIWPNTQGDNGRPCPVQTLTQHQGAVKAVAWSPWQSNVLATGGGTSDRHIRIWNVCSGTCLNTVDAQSQVCAILWSTNYKELVSGHGFAQNQLVLWKYPTMSKVTELKGHTARVLSLSMSPDGSTVASAAADETLRLWRCFELDPSRKKEKESNTKSSIIHQGIR encoded by the exons ATGGCACAATTCCTGTTTGAGAGTGACTTGCATGGGCTGTTGAAGCTGGATGCCCCTATACCCAATGCACCTCCTGCACGATGGCAGCGCAAAGCCAAGGAAGCTGTTGTTGGCAGCACAGGCCCCTCTCCAGATGCAACACTTTCTCCCATGAAACCAGTTAACAGGTCTTATAGCACCAGCAAAACTCCCTCCAAGACACCAG GAAAGTCTGGCTCAAAAGCACAGAACACTCCAAACAAAACTGGAGGAGACAGGTACATTCCCAGTAGGAGTACCATGCAAATGGATGTGGCCAACTTCCTTTTGACCAAAGAGGACTCCTCTGATGAGACCCCTACAAAGAAG GAGCACCAGAAGGCCTGGGCAATGAATCTGAACGGCTTTGATGTAGAAGAGGCAAAAATCTTGCGTCTGAGTGGGAAGCCACAAAATGCCCCTGAAG GCTACCAGAACAATCTCAAAGTGCTTTATAGCCAGAAGAACACTCCAAGCTCAACTCGAAAGACTGGTAGATACATAGCTTCCATGTCAGATCGGATTCTAGATGCCCCGGACATCCGTAATGACTACT ATTTGAACCTTATTGACTGGAGCTCCCTCAACTTTCTGGCTGTGGCTCTGGATAAAACCGTCTATCTGTGGAACTATGATTCCCGAGAAATAATTCAACTCATGCAGATGGAACACCCAGATGACTACATTTCCTCTGTGTCCTGGATTAAAGAAGGAAATTACCTTGCAATTGGAACAAGTAATGCAGAGGTCCAG TTGTGGGACATCCAGCAAAAGAAGCGTCTACGAAACATGATCAGCCACTCATCCCGTGTGAGCTCTCTGAGTTGGAACAATTACATCCTTTCCAG TGGGTCACGAACAGGACACATTCACCACCATGATGTTCGTGTGGCAGAACACCATGTGGCAACACTGGCTGGGCACACACAAGAAGTGTGTGGGCTTAAGTGGGCACCTGATGGCCGTTACATAGCTAGTGGGGGAAATGACAACCTGGTAAACATTTGGCCAAACACCCAAGGGGACAATGGGAGGCCTTGTCCTGTGCAGACACTTACGCAACATCAGGGAGCTGTTAAG GCTGTGGCTTGGAGTCCATGGCAGTCCAATGTGCTAGcaacaggaggtggaaccagtgACAGGCATATTAGGATCTGGAATGTATGTTCAGGCACCTGTCtaaacactgtggatgcacagtcACAG GTGTGTGCTATCCTTTGGTCTACAAATTATAAGGAGCTTGTATCTGGCCATGGCTTTGCTCAGAACCAGCTTGTATTATGGAAATACCCAACTATGTCCAAGGTTACAGAGTTGAAAG GTCACACGGCTAGAGTGTTAAGCCTGAGTATGAGCCCAGATGGGTCCACAGTAGCATCAGCTGCAGCAGATGAGACATTGAGGCTTTGGCGCTGCTTTGAGCTGGACCCATCAcggaagaaggagaaagaaagcaacacCAAGAGCAGCATTATCCATCAAGGCATCCGTTAA